The DNA sequence CATTTAGCAGAAGCAATAGCGGGGATGCTTGCAAGAGGTACATTTCTAATCTTGTGTGTCAACTCTGTCCAGCAGGcacacttatccagagaaacttaggAGTCAATGACACTAAGAAAATTGAATGCTTAACACAAGAgtaacaaacacatttaattacTGAACAAGTtataacacactgcagcagcattAAACTGAAAAGTTctcaaataaaatcacattacTTGTTTCTGCAAACACAGTGCCTCGTTCAAGAATGCACGTGCACCATAGATCAATGTTTAATCCAACATTCCCTTAATATATTATTCCACAGCACCAAAAAATAATACACTGCATAATTCTGCATTGGGCGAAGCAAAGCAATTCTGCATTGAGCAAAGAGATGGCTAGATTTCTAAATTTCTAAATCTGAGCAACAAAGTTGCCTTAACCAACGTTATTCTATCCTTCTATTCTGATGTTTTCTCCGTTTCCTAGGTAATGTTTTGCAAGAGCCATGTTTGTTCGATTGTGTCTGGTGCTTACGATATTCTAAGTGACCAAACGTACCGAACACAGCGAAAGAGTTTGTGTTAgtgcaaatcattttaaagtagctaaagcaaagaaataaatatgatagGCTAACTGGGCGAGGCCGTGAACTTTTCTCTCGCTCCTCCGGTAATATGCTGACAGAGCAATGCTAACTGGCTACTACCTAACTAAGGCTAACAAGTTCATTCAAGGCCACTATTGTGTGGCACACAATCAAGCTAATCTAGCCCTAACGAGGAACGTAGTAACTCACGCATTTATCTAAATGAACGACTTTAACCATGTAACGTCAACTtaacttgaaatgaaaaataacgtTTGTGAACATAGCGAAATAAGACCACATTCTCCCCAATATGGCCGCTAGTAAACGTGTGTCTAGGAATATTTTAACGTTCCTCTTGAGCTAGTTTACCAGAGTGGGTGGCTTTAGCATGGATAGTTAACATTAGCTATAGCCTGCTGCCTTCCACATAGCTTTGATCTTTTCATAATCTTACTTTAGACTGAAGTTAATAACAAAAAGCGCAGGGAATGATAATAATGTAACGTCAGTCCATTGAATATAATAAGCATAGGCAGATCTAAGCCAATGTCAGAGCTCGTTCTTACTTTTCCACTGAGGCTCATACACATGAACCACCTATGACCTAGTATCTATATCGATCTCGTTAGGTGGCTAGCTAACAATTAGCTAGCTACCATATATTAACTAACTTGCATCGGGTTAAGGCTGACAGCTACGAATAAACGCAGATGTTAGGTTTTCAAGCTATCTGGACGAGGAAACATGACaaattcagaaatataaataaatatttagcaaaCTAACAGGATTTAACATGCAAACTTATCTCCGACATCAATATCAATACTAGACTAGATAACTCCACTACATGGTATGAACTGACAGCCCGAGATAACGGTCACATAGTAGCCACTCAATTCATTATCTGGCTAAAGATTACATAACCCGACCCAGTtaatctaaaaaagaaaaagaaacgatttaaaatttaaaacaggCAACACCAGAacgttattattaataattaattgtaTCATCAAATCACTTACCTTACCAGCTGCCGCATTAGTGAGTTCGTTGCATTTTCAGGACGGCTAACATTAGCCAGCTTCCCGTTCGACTGACTTGCTACATGTGAAACGTGCTCGAGGTCAGTCTCTGCCATAGACATACCCGGATGTACCATAGATATGAACACAGAAATTGGTACAGTAGTGTGAACTTTGCCCCACTTCTCTTTATTCCAAAATTTGTTGCTGGAAATATTGTTTGTATTTTCCCttagaaaaaaatgctgtatGTGAAAGTTCTGCTCGTTACAGGACtacaaatgctaaaataaatagccacaataaaacatgaacatttaTCGCCCTTTCCAATTTGTGTGCATATTGATATGAAGGGATATTCACTGCACGCGCTTACGGAAGACATGTTTGCGACGCTGTGTGTAATGCATCATagcctgcacacaaacactgtacaGCTGTGGTGAAGACCCAAGAAAATTATCCCTGCTGTGAGCATACATGTAATCTTTTCATTGACCCCAAGATGGCGGCATttaactgcaaaaaataaatcagttgtttttttcgCTTTCACATACTGACGTGTCTGCATCTGGTGAGCACCCACAGGGTgatgaaatggaaaaactgaGGACACCCACCACCTCTTTTTCATCTGTTTTGTTACCAGCACTATCACCCGGGGTGAGTGCTATGGCCACAGGACACCTTTGCTACTAAAGTAATTTTAATTACTAAAGTTAATGTCACCCAATCACTTACAAAGGTGATCTATTGAAACAGAGTTGTACTAACGGAGCAggatttatgaatttaaaaaaatagttgtgGGTTTAAAACTTCTGGTGGGCGCAACAGTGAAACCCCTGGGTAAGATAAGAACATTCAAATTAATTGTGAGCCTATGCATTTATGCCATCTAGGCTCGTCATTTTCCAACAGTCTAATTTAACCTTTCTTCTGAACTGCTATAACACTgcttagtttagtttagtttaacCGCCCAGATTGCAAGAAACTAACCTTAACAATTGTAAGCCATTAATGGAATATTTAAACATATCATGTGGATAATTTATGTACACTATATATGACTACATGTTTACAAAATGGATACTGTACTTCACTGACTTGTCAAATAATGCCTTACTAACtatgtttatgaaaaataattgtatcTGGTGTATTTTACAGTGCCCTTATTTGTCGtatgcaaagacaaaaaaatcttATTGCATTAAGTAATAGCATTCTTCACATGGGTAATGGACTGTGGAAAGTGAGACTAGCTTGACTTATTTAATGTGACAACCCTGCATGGCCATGCTAGAACAGGTGTTTTCCAGAATGACGTATTTGTCAGCGATGCTGCATTTTGGAGTTCTGGTTAGGATAAGTTTGTGTCATGCAAGTAGCTGATGTTGAAGATCTGGTGACAACAGTTTGTCATCAGTACTCAAGACAAGGGGAAAAAGTTTTGCATACTAACCACCATACAGAACCACCATTGTACATAGAACACAAccaacaaatgtaatttttcacATGAGGTATATCTCAGAtttaagctttttatttttttatttgaacaataaaatagcaaaaacaatTGGTCCACTAGGTCACTTGAAAGACCACCCATTTTTAGGTGAGAAGAGAATAATTTACAACACTGTCCAGAAAGcataacatgtatttttatattacatataaaaacataataccTAACATTAAAAGGTGAAGTTGAATGTAATGACAATATATTAACACATTATCTCCCTGATTTACCATAAGAGAGATAAGTAGACTTTACCTCCAGTTGgacaaaatatatgaaattataGTGTTTGAGCGCACTCATATGTTCCATCATACACAAACTGTACATGTTATGACATGTTCACAGCCTATGCAAAATGAGTACTGGAGTAATCTCAATGTCGATTTTTACGTAagcatgcatatacatttaaatgatcaagGCTTTACTTTGGAATTTGGTGGGAACATGTAACTTACATCATGTTGATTGGTGAATGTTATAAGTATGGAGGCAAGTCCTGTTCTTATGAACAAAtgcatgtactcacacacacacactctcactcacacacacacacacacacacacacacacacaccacagtacatAAAACAGATTAtagtaaaacaaattttaaaaaacatgtatcTATACATTTCAGATATTAATCAATTATTTGAACATCACATtcaataaacttgaaaataacacacacaaaaaagaatacCATAGAATAACCATATTAATATCCTCAAAAGCCACACAGCCCCAGTAACCTGCCTGAGGCTCACATCATTTGCTCCAGAGTGAGATAGATCCATATTTTGAGAAGCATATTGACactgtgagtaacagtgtgatCATTTTGGAGACAATTATCCCATTTTCCACTCTACCATGCTCAACTGGATGTGGGTGGATTGTAATTTTGCACCTCTGAATTCTTACATAATATTCCAGAGTCAAAGGCTGGTCATCTTCACAGATGCAATGACTGTGAAGTAGCTGAACTTGAAGTGGCAGCACAGGTAAAGTAACCACTTATTATAATAACATTAAGCAAGCTATTGAAGCTGAAGTGGAAAATCCAattgcattataaataaatattctggtTGACTAAAAAACCACTAAAAAATTATCTGAGAGAACATAACATCATTTTAGTGTACCATgtggtgaaaattgttttggttTAATCAGCTAAACACTGTTATAATGCCAAGCATGTAGCATGTAGCATGTTAGACAGATTTTCCACCTTGAAAGTGATTTATATTTCCGTATACGTTagaggaagaaataaaaaaatctacaaaGCATCATTTTGAACAGATGGCAATATATGTGCCTTGTAAGCAGCTTAGATTGACTTACATCTATGCATGTTTTATAGAATATAGTtaacaacacacatacacacgctcacatgcacagagaaacagagagagtgagagacagagagagagagagagagagggagagggaaagtgagaggaagagagatataACTACAAATATGGAAGTGCtaattattaaaacattcatggattttacaattttacaataaatatataaggAAAATCAAGGAATATTTTGATGCCTTTTTGAAAATACGAAGATTGTTTAAGCTTCACTGTGGAAATCAGTGTGCTGAGAATGTGTTCTGAATTAGTTGTTCATCTAATATTGATTTTTCTGACAGTCAAAAATCTCACAAGCACAAAGAAAAAGTATTGTGTGTGTcctgaatgtgtttttaattgtgaCATTGTGCAAACGGGTTTGGTTGGTGTCTATCTACGGGTATATGGATTTGTTATTCACCAAAGCCACATGCACTTTAGTGATGATTGTTTCTGTCTGATTTCAGTGTTCTCATCCTCAGCTTTTcctgaatgaaaacaatgaaccGACTggcaatgaaaaaaacatgctctGTACTGAGCAAGGTTGGCAGTCTATGACAGCATGCTCAAATAGCTGTTTAACATTTGGAGCTGTTGTCAGACTTCTCAAATGTGACTTAAGCCAAAAGGTCAGCCTCCAACTCATTAATTTAAACTGCTTCCAGCATCCAGACTGACAGAGATAAGGCAGTGTAGGCGGACATTCTTCCATCCAGCAAACTTCACTTCCTGTGAACTTTAACAAACAGGCTCACCAGCcaacagaactgaaaaaaacGACTCAAATGTTAACACTGCACTGTTATTTAAAACTGTGAACAACATAGTAAGGCAAAAAGCTGGGCTTAACTTTGACACactgtgctttttaaagcaGACACAAAGGGAAGTCACAGCCCAAAACAAATGGCTGCCAAACACAGATAATTCAGCACAGGATTATTACACAAAGACCCACCAGCAAAATAAGTTATGACATTGAGATGCTTGGAGCTTTAAGAGGAGAATTCCTCTTTCGCTCTAGGGAGATACAGTAGAATAATTCCAGTCATAATACAATAGGATAATTCAGTCATAATGTAATGGAAGAGTACCAGTCATAATACAGTGGAATAATTCAGTCTTAATACTGCATAATAATTCCAGATGTTCGTCCCCTGTACTCTTGGATGAGCTCTTCTTATGAGCATATGGTGTTCCAGTATGCAGTAAGGACAGTCACCACAGGTCCTGCAGGACAGTCACTGATACAGAACATTATGTCTCATATCTTCATAAAACATAAACGTGCCAGAATTACAGTGAAATCAAGTGCTGTGTATGAGTTCCAGGAGAAGCCAGGTTGCTGCTGGACATGATGCTAgcgggccagtagggggcagtaatTCCTCTGTACAAACTGGAAAAACCCTTCCTCAACACAGTGATGGAGACAGGCAGCTGCTGGAGATGCTCATCTTTCAGGCGAGGCTTTAAATCAAGGTCCTGGTACACTGCGGTCACCAGAGAGCCTGCATCTCGTATCTAAAGAGTAGGCGTGTTCACTCAGCTGTCCATGTCAGATTCTCAATCCGGCCACTTCACCCTTCACACAATCGATGCAGTGTAAATCCCACCTGCTCCCCTTTCTCCTCATTTTCTTATAACTGAAATCCTTCCTGTAAATCGGAAAGGAACCTTCCGGTGACTTTGTGGttgagtgaaaatgaaataatgaataaactTTGACACGTGCAACGGCAGCTGGTTCAGACCGCGGTCCGGGGGTGGCCGGCGGCGTGGCCGTTGAGGTGGAGGGTGCGGAGCGAGCGGGTCCGGAAGGACCCCTCGGGGTGGATGGTGTCGGGCTTGTGCTCGCAGCGGAAGAACATGATGAAGCCGTTCCTGTAGTTCTTGTTCATCCAGCCGTAGAGCAGCGGGTTGGCGAAGGTGGAGCACATGGCCACGATGTGGAAGAGCGTGTACAGCAGCTTGTACTCCTTCAGCTTCAGCACCAGGTCCAGGTCGCTGGCCAGCTGGAAGGCGTGGAAGGGCAGCCAGCAGACGGcgaacaccaccaccaccagcgcCAGCATCTTGGTGGTCTTCCGGCGGCGGTGGAGGCTGTCGCTGCGGCTGCACGGGCTGACGTGGTTCTTGAGCTTGACCCAGATGCGGGCGTAGGCGTAGCTGATGACGCCCAGCGGGAGCACGTACTGGAGCAGCAGCATGGACAGGCTGTAGATGATGCCGTCGCGGTTGGTGGCGTGCGGCCACTTCTCGGAGCAGACGGCGATGCGCAGGTTGATGGCGGGGATCTCCACGTGGCGGTACTCCCGGAAGATGGCCAGCGGGCCCGCcaggacggcggcggcggcccagGTGACGGCGATGATGATGAAGCTGGCCTTCCGCGAGAGCCGCTGGCCCATGTGGAAGACGATGCAGCGGTGGCGCTCCAGGGCGATGACGGTCAACGTGAGGATGGACACGTGCACGCTCAGGGCCTGGGCGTAGGGCACCAGGTGGCACAGCACCGCCCCGAACTTCCACTCGTCCAGCAGGGTGTACACCAGCGTGAAGGGCAGGCACAGGCTGTCCACCATCAGGTCGGCCAGCGCCAGGTTGGCGATGAAGAAGTTGGTGACGGTGCGCATGTTGCGGTAGCACACGATCATGTGGATGACCAGCGAGTTGCCCACCAGCCCCAGGAGGATGATCAAAGAGTAGGCTATGATCAGTGCCACCTGCACCCCCAGCTGCTTGGTGAAGTCGCTGACAAAGCTGGGCTTGTGCATGTCCGTGACGTCATCGCCAAGATTTCCCTGGGGCCAGCTGGATGTCTCCCTCCTGATGGGCGTGGCTTCCTCTGAGCAATTGGAGGCATCTGAAGGGCCCATAGTCACAGAAAGGGGTGCAAGGACAGGCCAAGcccctgaattaaaaaaatcaaataaacaaagcaaatcCATGAATGGCTGCTCTTGCATTACCTCATTAACTGTGGTACAGTATACATCAGTATGCATCTGAGCTTTATTTAGAGTATTTCACACAAATAGAAACATTTGTCAAATGACACCAACTTTAACGATCTCATTATTGTTTCATTAGGTGCTCAGTGTGAAATCGACTCTTGTAAGAGTTCAGATAAAAAGCTGTGGGACACAATatttaagagttgaattaactgaATAAAAGAAATGTGCAATGGCATTTTCCATATACATGGAAGTGAggtgcttgcttttttttccttttcatacgGTCAGAACTTTTACACAGTACAATAAATTCCCTTGTAGACATACTCTCAAACTACCCTACAAAAACTCAACATTAAATCAGTCGAATGACAATACAAAATGAAGTGCCCAAATCAAACACAAGCAAGGgataaaaaggaagaaagattTTCTTTCAACTGAATTATTGTTCACCCACTCTTTTGGTTCAATATTTCATCAAGACAATGCCTCAATAGGCACACATTCATTCAGTCGTAATTGTAGTGTTGTAAttactgcaatttttaaaaaaatttattgactCATCCCAGTTTAACCAGAAAACTTGGAATCAGTGCAGATTTccctttgtttgtgtttatatatatatatatagacagatagattTTTTACCCTCTGTATTCTTGTTTTCAGAGGATAACTGATCTGCTTTGTCCACTAGTATAACTGGAGATGCATGGCCGAGGAAAATCACATTGTAGTTTTTCAATAACAAATGGGCACGACTGCTGAAGACGGCTGAGACATCTGCATCCTCCTGTCTACTTCAAAGGGCATCTTACCGCTTCAGCTTCCTCTGCATTTCTGTTTACCCTTTACCTTCCTATTCATACGGCTACAGACATAATGCACGCAGGACAAGGTACCGTTCACTAAGATTGCCTCCAGCCAGAGACTGCCACATATTCCATTTGGAATCAGTGTATTTCTCACGCCGATTTATCACCTGTAAAAATCCATGTGTGATTCACATTGATACTTTTTCCTCTGTCCTACAGAATTCCCtcaaacaaagaagaagaagaaagacgGTTTgcaacattgttttaaatgtctcCGTGAAACATCAATCGCGCGTGTGGAAATGGCCAGTCAACCATCCACACCCTCCACTGAACTGAACTGCCTGTTTCTGCCTGCACATTTCATTATCCAGAGGGTGAACACATAATACATTCTAGACATATAACAGTTGTCTGTCAAAGTGTTTTTTCCTTCATATCCACGGACATAAGAAAACATACAATCTCATATTGTATACCAGAAAAGGTGCATGGCCTTACACATAAAGACCccatgcaaaataataatttaaaataggtATATTATACACAAAGATACAAATACTATGATCTTAAACCTATTATGTTTGCTTAGTATAACCTAAAAGCGGCAGCACAGTCCACTACAGAAAATTTGGCATTAGTCTTTTGGAGAACACATTGCTTACATTAGCCACATAGCAATTTACattataacatttacatttacatcttTTGGCAGACCAGTCAGATGTAAATGCATGAATCAGGTGTGCATCTGGTCCGCCAATCAGATAGTGAACGCCAATCGGGAAGTGAATATCCATTAAAGACCTGATGCACCATGGTAGAGCTCCAGCCTTCATGTTTATGCTTCCCATCAAAGAGAATTTCTTTTTCCCATTAATACATTTGGAAGtctgtgtatattttttgttgtgtcttATGAAAACTTAAAATGGAAGTAATATTGCGATTGTACAGGtgcttaaataatttaatttgaaaatgagaaattccAATTAATTTACTAAAAAGTAATAATCAGTCAATAACCCaactgtttttatatattttttacatcttCCTTTGTTTAGGATAGATCAAAAATTAATACTTAAAAGCCAGGCACAGCCCAGCATAGATAAAGAATACAATTATATAGTTCAATATAATAGTAGTACAATACTGTTCTGAATAGTACAATACTGTTCTAATTAGTGTAGCAgccctagagagagagagagagagagagagagagagatacccTTTTCAACAAAATATTGAAACTAAATAAGGAAAATGGAAACTAAATAATAAGGAAATCGAAAATAAGGAAACTAAATAATTGACTTCATTACTTTATAAAGTCTTGGCAGTTAGAAAAGTGGATAAGAGGCCAAAACAGTATATAGCATATGACAACTACTAAAATGAGTAGCATATGGCATATATATAGCATATggcaactgtaaaaaaaaaaaacatcagtgaaaGAATGTaattctccacaagggggagtGGAGTGAGGCAGGTCTGCAGCTCCAGTTTACATCTATCTAACGCTGTTCAATACGGATATCAATCAAATGGCAATGATCGCAGATGACCTGGTCCTGTTGTATCTGCAGAACAAGGCCTGTAGCAGAACCATTACAGCCCTGCCAGGTGTGGTCACTGACTGTGAAGCTAACCGTGAGTCAGTCAAGCTGTTCCACTGACTAGTTTCTAGCTTCCACACAACCCACGCACAGCGTTTCGAGCAATGCCAAAATGATTACCGATGAAGAGCTGCATGATTTTGACACAGATAAACAAATCATCATTAATGAAGAGTAGGCATTTTGAAAAGGAGAATTAGATGTTCACATTAAAggatcatttcaaaataaatggttCAAAATGAGAATGAAATTTTAAGCACTGGAAAAAGGGATTAtaaaagaattattttttaaaatttgacttTTACGACATTGTATAGTACATTGTATTTACTGTTTTGAAAAATGGGTGACATTTTCTTataataaatgtgcataatCTTTAGAAGAAATCAACAGTAATTATCAATCATCCATGTATTCGTGTTCCAAGAATCACAAGCTTTACTTCTTTGTGAGGGGGTGGGTAGAGGACTTCcacatgcataaaaatgtgGAAGAAAAGGTTAATTGACAAGCAAGAGCCCTGCAGGAACCCACTGGAACCTCATTCACGCTGAAGCGCGAAAGCCAGATAACGGGTTGCCCTGACAACACGCGGCCGGTGTCgggttaaatgtaacacagCAAATGCGCTAAGAAATTGGATTACCACTAAATATCATGAAGGTTAATGAGCTCTTTTATCAAACGGGAACAGGGCGGAGATCGATAGAAACCCGACCCACGAG is a window from the Anguilla anguilla isolate fAngAng1 chromosome 3, fAngAng1.pri, whole genome shotgun sequence genome containing:
- the npy7r gene encoding neuropeptide Y receptor Y7, which encodes MGPSDASNCSEEATPIRRETSSWPQGNLGDDVTDMHKPSFVSDFTKQLGVQVALIIAYSLIILLGLVGNSLVIHMIVCYRNMRTVTNFFIANLALADLMVDSLCLPFTLVYTLLDEWKFGAVLCHLVPYAQALSVHVSILTLTVIALERHRCIVFHMGQRLSRKASFIIIAVTWAAAAVLAGPLAIFREYRHVEIPAINLRIAVCSEKWPHATNRDGIIYSLSMLLLQYVLPLGVISYAYARIWVKLKNHVSPCSRSDSLHRRRKTTKMLALVVVVFAVCWLPFHAFQLASDLDLVLKLKEYKLLYTLFHIVAMCSTFANPLLYGWMNKNYRNGFIMFFRCEHKPDTIHPEGSFRTRSLRTLHLNGHAAGHPRTAV